Proteins encoded by one window of Pseudomonas sp. LS44:
- a CDS encoding c-type cytochrome, translating into MVKSRFAILLTCLLLSACGQIDPNSPLGQRKAIFKQMLNTSEDLGGMLRGRIAFDAPRFSAGAAQLDQLSRQPWQHFPQIKDDAKSSAKDEVWQRQARFQELARQLESATAALVVASTQQPLNEAALDKPMQRVEDTCEACHQEFRAF; encoded by the coding sequence AAAAGCCGCTTTGCCATCCTGCTGACTTGTCTGTTGCTGAGCGCCTGCGGGCAGATTGATCCAAACTCGCCGCTCGGCCAGCGCAAGGCGATCTTCAAGCAGATGCTCAACACCAGCGAGGATCTGGGCGGCATGTTGCGCGGGCGGATTGCCTTCGATGCACCGCGCTTTAGCGCCGGCGCGGCCCAGCTGGATCAGTTGTCGCGCCAGCCGTGGCAGCATTTTCCGCAGATCAAGGACGACGCCAAGAGCAGCGCCAAGGACGAAGTCTGGCAGCGCCAGGCGCGTTTCCAGGAGCTCGCGCGGCAACTGGAAAGCGCTACCGCCGCTCTGGTGGTCGCCAGCACCCAGCAACCGCTGAACGAGGCGGCGCTGGACAAGCCAATGCAGCGCGTGGAAGACACCTGCGAGGCCTGTCACCAAGAGTTCCGCGCCTTCTGA
- a CDS encoding DUF1090 domain-containing protein: protein MLLQRSLLASLLIGAALFSTASVAAQDEAAPSGCAAKRQALAEQIEAAKQHGNSAQQAGLEKALSEVTAHCDDASLHKSREEKVLDAQHEVAQREADLRKAMAKGDQAKIDTRKTKLAEAHKELQEAQEQLEH from the coding sequence ATGCTTTTGCAACGCTCCCTCCTCGCCAGCCTGCTCATCGGCGCCGCCCTCTTCAGTACAGCGAGCGTCGCCGCCCAGGACGAGGCCGCCCCGAGCGGTTGCGCAGCCAAGCGGCAGGCGCTTGCCGAACAAATCGAAGCGGCCAAGCAACACGGCAACAGCGCGCAACAAGCTGGTCTGGAAAAAGCCTTGAGCGAGGTCACGGCGCATTGCGACGACGCCTCGCTGCACAAATCCCGCGAGGAAAAAGTCCTCGACGCCCAACATGAGGTGGCGCAACGTGAGGCCGATCTGCGCAAGGCAATGGCCAAGGGTGACCAAGCCAAGATCGACACGCGCAAGACCAAGCTGGCCGAGGCGCACAAGGAACTACAGGAAGCGCAGGAACAGCTCGAGCACTGA
- the ligB gene encoding NAD-dependent DNA ligase LigB, translating to MKRSIALCLALSPLISHATCPDWNSAQAAEELQALSGQIAAWDDAYHRLGQAPVADELYDQARARLDAWNRCFPASATTAPPALASVGGPIAHPVAQTGLDKLAGASAVQAWMATKSGLWIQPKVDGVAVTLVYRHGRLRQAISRGDGSHGQDWTASTRQIAAIPQQLNSGADLILQGELYWRLSAHVQAHAGSRGARSQVAGLLNREQLQPADATQIGLFVWDWPNGPASMVERLAGLDALGFTDTARFSQPLANFAEAEQWREHWYRSPLPFASDGVVLRQGQRPPGARWQAAPPAWAAAWKYPFAQALAEVRSVQFNIGRSGRITPVLNLLPVRLDDRTIHRVSVGSLQRWQTLDIRPGDQVAIALAGLTIPRLQEVVWRAAERPPVQAPLTAEHHPLSCWQPTPGCAGQFRARLAWLSGKQGLALSGVGPGTWDKLLQAGQLAGLLDWLALSEAQLRELPGFGARSAATLAQRFSQARQRPFAVWLRALGMPPVPPAALAPSWTALAQRSTQDWRQQTAVGPARAAQLRDFFHHPEVVALRERLQTAAVPGF from the coding sequence ATGAAACGCTCGATCGCGTTATGCCTCGCCCTGTCCCCGCTAATCAGCCACGCCACCTGCCCCGACTGGAATAGCGCGCAGGCCGCCGAAGAGTTGCAGGCGCTCAGCGGCCAGATCGCCGCGTGGGACGACGCCTACCATCGCCTTGGCCAAGCGCCGGTCGCCGATGAACTGTATGACCAGGCCCGCGCCCGCCTGGACGCCTGGAACCGCTGCTTTCCCGCCAGCGCAACCACAGCCCCGCCTGCCCTGGCCAGCGTCGGTGGGCCCATTGCTCATCCGGTGGCGCAGACCGGCCTGGACAAACTCGCCGGCGCCAGCGCCGTGCAAGCCTGGATGGCCACAAAGAGTGGCCTGTGGATTCAACCCAAGGTCGATGGCGTGGCGGTCACCCTGGTCTATCGACACGGCCGCTTGCGCCAGGCGATCAGCCGCGGCGACGGAAGCCATGGCCAGGACTGGACGGCCAGCACGCGGCAGATCGCAGCCATCCCGCAGCAACTGAACAGCGGCGCCGATCTGATCCTCCAGGGCGAGCTGTATTGGCGCCTGAGCGCGCATGTGCAGGCGCACGCCGGTAGCCGCGGCGCGCGCAGCCAGGTCGCCGGGCTGCTCAATCGCGAGCAACTGCAGCCGGCCGATGCGACGCAGATCGGCCTGTTCGTCTGGGATTGGCCGAACGGCCCGGCGAGCATGGTCGAGCGCCTGGCCGGCCTCGACGCGCTGGGCTTTACCGATACCGCGCGCTTCAGCCAGCCGTTGGCGAACTTCGCCGAGGCCGAGCAGTGGCGCGAGCACTGGTATCGCAGTCCATTGCCCTTTGCCAGCGATGGCGTGGTGCTGCGGCAGGGCCAGCGGCCGCCCGGCGCGCGCTGGCAAGCCGCGCCACCGGCCTGGGCGGCGGCGTGGAAATATCCGTTCGCCCAAGCGCTCGCCGAGGTACGCAGCGTGCAATTCAATATCGGTCGCAGCGGGCGCATCACCCCGGTGCTCAATCTGCTCCCGGTGCGCCTGGACGACCGCACGATACACCGGGTCAGCGTCGGCTCCTTGCAACGCTGGCAAACGCTGGATATTCGCCCCGGCGACCAGGTCGCCATCGCGCTCGCCGGATTGACCATTCCACGCTTGCAGGAAGTGGTCTGGCGCGCCGCCGAACGCCCGCCGGTGCAGGCACCGCTGACCGCCGAGCATCACCCATTGAGCTGCTGGCAGCCGACGCCCGGCTGTGCCGGCCAATTCCGCGCCCGCCTGGCCTGGCTCAGCGGCAAGCAAGGCCTGGCCCTCAGCGGCGTCGGCCCGGGGACTTGGGATAAGTTGTTGCAGGCCGGGCAACTCGCCGGACTGCTCGACTGGCTGGCGTTATCCGAAGCGCAGCTGCGTGAGTTGCCGGGCTTCGGCGCCCGCAGCGCCGCCACCTTGGCGCAACGCTTCAGCCAAGCCAGACAGCGACCCTTCGCTGTCTGGTTGCGTGCCCTCGGCATGCCACCGGTGCCGCCGGCCGCGCTGGCGCCGTCATGGACCGCGTTGGCCCAGCGCAGCACGCAGGACTGGCGCCAGCAGACGGCTGTCGGCCCGGCCCGCGCCGCACAATTGCGGGACTTCTTTCATCACCCGGAAGTCGTGGCCCTGCGCGAGCGCTTGCAGACCGCCGCGGTTCCAGGCTTTTGA
- the metK gene encoding methionine adenosyltransferase translates to MSDYSLFTSESVSEGHPDKIADQISDAVLDAIIAQDKYARVAVETLVKTGVAIVAGEVTTSAWVDLEQIVRDVICDIGYTSSNVGFDGATCGVMNIIGKQSPDINQGVDRAKPEDQGAGDQGLMFGYASNETDVLMPAPIRFSHALVERQAEARKSGLLPWLRPDAKSQVTCRYENGKVVGIDAVVLSTQHNPEVSLADLREGVMELIIKHSLPAELLHQGTQFHINPTGNFVIGGPVGDCGLTGRKIIVDSYGGMARHGGGAFSGKDPSKVDRSAAYAGRYVAKNIVAAGLAERCEIQVSYAIGVAQPTSISLNTFGTGKISDEKIIQLVREHFDLRPYAITKMLDLLHPMYQPTAAYGHFGRTPYELTVGDDTFTTFTWEKTDRADALRSAAGL, encoded by the coding sequence ATGAGCGACTATTCCCTGTTTACTTCCGAGTCCGTGTCCGAAGGGCATCCGGACAAGATCGCCGACCAGATTTCCGATGCGGTGCTCGACGCCATCATCGCCCAAGACAAATACGCCCGCGTGGCCGTGGAGACCCTGGTCAAGACTGGCGTCGCCATCGTCGCTGGCGAAGTCACCACCAGCGCCTGGGTCGACCTCGAGCAGATCGTCCGCGACGTGATCTGCGACATCGGCTACACCAGCTCCAACGTCGGTTTCGACGGCGCCACCTGCGGCGTGATGAACATCATTGGCAAGCAGTCCCCGGACATCAACCAGGGCGTCGACCGCGCCAAGCCGGAAGACCAGGGTGCCGGCGACCAGGGCCTGATGTTCGGTTACGCCAGCAACGAGACCGACGTACTGATGCCGGCACCGATCCGTTTCTCCCACGCCCTGGTCGAGCGCCAGGCCGAAGCGCGCAAGTCCGGCCTGCTGCCGTGGCTGCGCCCGGATGCCAAATCGCAGGTCACCTGCCGCTACGAGAACGGCAAGGTGGTCGGCATCGACGCGGTGGTGCTGTCCACCCAGCACAACCCGGAAGTCTCGCTGGCCGACCTGCGCGAAGGCGTGATGGAACTGATCATCAAGCACAGCCTGCCGGCCGAGCTGCTGCACCAGGGCACCCAGTTCCACATCAACCCGACCGGCAACTTTGTGATCGGCGGCCCGGTGGGTGACTGCGGTCTGACCGGCCGTAAGATCATCGTCGACTCCTACGGCGGCATGGCCCGTCACGGCGGCGGCGCGTTCTCTGGCAAGGACCCGTCCAAGGTCGACCGTTCGGCGGCTTACGCCGGTCGTTACGTGGCCAAGAACATCGTCGCCGCCGGCCTGGCCGAGCGCTGCGAAATCCAGGTTTCCTACGCCATCGGCGTGGCCCAGCCGACCTCGATCTCGCTGAACACCTTTGGCACCGGCAAGATCAGCGACGAGAAGATCATCCAGCTGGTTCGCGAGCACTTCGACCTGCGTCCGTACGCAATCACCAAGATGCTCGACCTGCTCCACCCGATGTACCAGCCGACTGCGGCGTACGGCCACTTCGGCCGCACTCCGTACGAGCTGACTGTCGGTGATGACACCTTCACCACCTTCACCTGGGAGAAAACCGACCGCGCCGACGCACTGCGTAGCGCAGCCGGCTTGTAA
- a CDS encoding LysR family transcriptional regulator, which produces MNLHHLKVFLAVAETGSISAGGQRLFISQPAVTREIRELERQIGLPLFDRQPRGVTLTEAGRRLRHYAERIFSLEQAAEQELRSFAALEDGELNLSASATLGSYVLPPLLRRFRQHWPQIAIHLEVSNTAAVTASLDAARCALGFVEGRFDTERYEHRLLALDALLPVVGVQHPLAGRPRLVAADLGGFPLYLREPGSGTRASVERTFEQLGLALDARLSVGNTEALKQLLDDQQGIAWLSGQAIGRELTEGRLAVLDVQELRVERELHAVWRSGSSLSPSANALLELANDPGNIKMF; this is translated from the coding sequence ATGAACCTGCATCACCTGAAGGTCTTTCTCGCCGTCGCCGAAACCGGCAGCATCAGCGCCGGCGGGCAACGCCTCTTCATCAGCCAACCGGCGGTGACCCGCGAGATCCGCGAGCTGGAACGCCAGATTGGCCTGCCGCTGTTCGACCGCCAGCCACGCGGCGTCACGCTGACCGAGGCCGGCCGCCGCCTGCGCCATTACGCCGAACGCATCTTCAGCCTCGAACAGGCTGCCGAGCAGGAACTGCGCAGCTTCGCCGCTCTGGAAGACGGCGAACTGAACCTCAGCGCCAGCGCCACGCTGGGCAGCTATGTGCTGCCGCCGTTGCTGCGGCGCTTTCGCCAGCACTGGCCGCAGATTGCCATTCACCTGGAAGTCAGCAACACCGCGGCGGTCACCGCCAGCCTGGATGCGGCGCGCTGTGCGCTGGGTTTCGTCGAGGGGCGTTTCGACACCGAGCGCTATGAGCACCGGCTGCTGGCCCTCGATGCGCTGCTGCCGGTGGTCGGCGTGCAGCACCCACTGGCGGGCCGACCACGACTGGTAGCCGCCGACCTTGGCGGTTTCCCGCTCTACCTGCGCGAGCCCGGCTCCGGCACACGGGCCAGCGTGGAGAGGACCTTCGAGCAGCTGGGTCTAGCGCTGGATGCCCGCCTTTCGGTGGGCAATACCGAGGCGCTCAAGCAACTGCTCGACGACCAGCAAGGTATTGCCTGGTTGTCCGGGCAAGCCATCGGCCGCGAGCTGACTGAAGGGCGGCTGGCCGTACTGGATGTCCAAGAGCTTCGCGTCGAGCGCGAGCTGCATGCTGTGTGGCGGTCGGGCAGCAGCCTTAGCCCCTCAGCCAACGCCCTGCTGGAGCTGGCCAACGACCCAGGCAATATCAAAATGTTTTGA
- a CDS encoding TDT family transporter — protein MPRPFTRLPEPLAFIRHFTPNWFTMTMGTGVVALVVAQLPWAFAGQTLLAETIWSFAVLLFSLSTLLFAARLLLFPDTVGPMLRHPVQSMFLGAIPMGLAVLINGFLAFAAPRMGEGAYSLATALWWLDVALAIGVAVLVPYLMVTRQQHALESLTAVWLLPVVAPEVAAGVAGSLAPHLDPAAAREVLVVGYLLWGISLSLAFALISLVLLRLVVHNLPDSSFAATSWLPLGPLGTGSLALMKLGEAAPHAWAGSPLADAAPLAAHLGVIGGLLLWGAGLWWLVVATLCTARHARHGMHFNLGWWGFTFPLGVFTLASFELLHLTDVAFFATTGVLLACALLAIWLLVMRQTLVGAWHGELFEAPCLASLGVLQR, from the coding sequence ATGCCTCGTCCCTTTACCCGCCTGCCCGAGCCGCTGGCGTTCATCCGGCACTTCACTCCCAACTGGTTCACCATGACCATGGGGACCGGCGTCGTGGCGCTGGTGGTTGCGCAGTTGCCGTGGGCGTTTGCCGGGCAGACGTTGCTGGCGGAAACCATCTGGAGCTTCGCCGTCCTGCTGTTCAGCCTGTCGACCCTGCTGTTTGCGGCGCGCCTGCTGCTGTTCCCCGACACAGTGGGGCCGATGCTACGGCACCCGGTGCAGTCGATGTTCCTCGGCGCCATCCCGATGGGGTTGGCGGTACTGATCAATGGTTTTCTCGCCTTCGCTGCGCCACGTATGGGTGAGGGCGCCTATTCGCTGGCCACCGCGCTGTGGTGGTTGGACGTGGCGTTGGCCATTGGCGTCGCGGTGCTGGTGCCCTACTTGATGGTCACCCGCCAACAGCACGCGCTGGAGTCGCTTACCGCTGTGTGGCTGCTGCCGGTGGTGGCCCCGGAGGTTGCCGCCGGCGTTGCTGGTAGCCTGGCGCCGCACCTCGATCCGGCCGCCGCCCGCGAGGTGTTGGTAGTGGGCTATCTGCTCTGGGGGATTTCGCTGAGCCTGGCCTTTGCGCTGATCAGTCTGGTCCTGCTGCGTCTGGTTGTGCACAACCTGCCGGACAGCAGCTTCGCCGCCACCAGCTGGTTGCCGCTCGGCCCGCTGGGCACCGGTAGCTTGGCGCTGATGAAGCTCGGCGAAGCGGCGCCGCACGCTTGGGCAGGCAGCCCGTTGGCCGACGCCGCGCCGCTGGCTGCGCATCTCGGGGTGATCGGCGGGCTGCTGCTGTGGGGCGCCGGGCTCTGGTGGCTGGTGGTCGCCACGCTGTGTACTGCGCGTCATGCGCGGCACGGCATGCATTTCAACCTCGGCTGGTGGGGTTTCACCTTCCCGCTCGGGGTGTTCACCCTGGCGAGCTTCGAGCTGCTGCATCTGACGGACGTCGCTTTCTTCGCCACCACCGGGGTACTGCTGGCGTGCGCGCTACTGGCGATCTGGCTGCTGGTGATGCGCCAGACGTTGGTCGGCGCCTGGCACGGCGAGCTGTTCGAGGCCCCGTGCCTGGCGTCGTTGGGGGTGCTACAGCGTTGA